A stretch of DNA from Lycium ferocissimum isolate CSIRO_LF1 chromosome 4, AGI_CSIRO_Lferr_CH_V1, whole genome shotgun sequence:
CTCATAATTTTAGACATGTGAGTAATAAATAGGCAGCACAAGAAATTAGGTTTGCTTATTTACTTCTGATTTCATGAGTCAAATGAGAGTGGTGATGTACATTCACTATTCTGATTCATTGATACGAATCACTCAACTGCAAATGAAAGGCTGCATGTGTTTAGGCATGTGATAATAAATTCGCAAACCAAGAAATTATTTGCAGATTGGCTTGAGGTTTCATGAGTCAAATGCTAGTGATAGTGTATATTTTCTATTTTGACGTAACTGGTCTTGATACATATTTCACATTCTTCCTTGTTTGTGAAACGCAGAGGTTTATAGAAAGCCAagcttcatcattttcaccatttcCAGCTCATTAAAAACACCATTTCCTTCACGTGAACCTTAAAATAAATGAGACTTCAATTTCAACGGCATCCGATTACCAATTGTATAAGATGTTACATAATCGGCATACTTACAGCGACCAATTATGACTCCCTAACCAACTTTTGTCATTGCTCCTTTTATAAGTTCCGTTTCTGCAAGCTCATCAATTATTTGCGACATGGCAACTCAAGCCTGGGAAAATCAAACAGTAAATCATTATTGTATCAGTTCAATCTAATTATTCCTTTATGTACGAAAATACAAACGAGTCTAATCCATCATGCAAAGGCTCATCAGACTTCGACCCGAATTCAGCAGATTAGTGAACATTTAGTATTTTTGAAACGTGCATTGATACTTCAAAATAGTAAAAATGAAATTATAGTAAATAAAAACATATCAACATGCAACATCTTTTTCCTGGAAAATGTAATCATACATACCTGAGCAATGAAGTGACTGCACAGCAAACTCGTATATGGCTGACCCGTGAAATATATAAAATACTCGTAGAAAGATTGGAAGGGAGGTCAGCTGTTAAAATAAGTTTTGCAAATGGTTAGAGATCAGATCGTAGTTTTCCAGCATCGAGCATAGACAGATAATTTTTCATGATGTCAAATACAGATAGTCTTCTTGTTCTTCTGCACATTTCAAAGCAAAGCTCTTTTGGGGCATGCGTTCTTCCTTAGCCATATGAAGGCTAAGAATATTAAGCATTATATGAACATCTTCCATCTCTGATTCCATAGGTTGTCCTGCTAAGAACATGTAAACTTTCTTTTTCACCTCAATCCAACTTTGCCCTGGAGCTTTTTTCAAGCCCTGTGTCTTTGCTGATATCCTCACATTCGCTGAATCCTTCCACCTTCCATTTACAGCATATAAATTACAGAGCAACATGTAGCTCCCCGTCATCTCAGACTCAAGGTTGAAAATCTGAGCAGCGGTTCCTTCTGCGACTTCCATGTTTTTATGCATTCTACAAGAGTTAAGTAGCGCTCCCCAGACACAGGCATTGGGCTTCATTGGCATGTTTTGCACCATTTCACTAGCCTGCTGCAATAGCCCAGCACGACCAAGAAGATCTACCATACAAGCGTAATGCTCCATTTGTGGTTGAATTCCAAACACTTTCTTCATCTGATCGAAAACTTTATACCCCTCATCAACAAGGCCTGCATGACTACATGCAGAAAGAATTGCAACAAAAGTAACTTCATCTGGCTTAGTTCCAGTACTAACCATCTGGTCAAATATTTCCAGGGCATTAACACCAAGTCCATGCATTCCAAAGCCAGAAATCATTGTGTTCCATgaaattaaatcctttttacCTATTCTTTGAAATACTTTGTTCCCTTTCTGCAGACTACCACACTTCATATACATATTAACCAACCCATTTCCTACCAAAGTATTTCTATCCATTAGAAACCTTATTGAATAACCATGGATTTCCATACCAAGATGAAAGTTTGAAAGCTCAGCACAAACTGATAAAACACTTGAAATTGTAACATCATTAGCCAGTACTCTAGCAACTTGCATACTTCGAAAGATTTCTAAAGATTCCTCATGCCTCTCGGCCATTGCAAATGCCCCTGTAACAGCGCTCCAACTTATGACGTTAGGTTTCATCGTTGGATCATCCAGCTCTTGTAACTgcaaaaataaagaataggCCTCGTTACATAAACCTGATTCTGCATAACAAGATATTAAAGAGTTCCAGCTCACTATAGTCTTCAATTGCAACCCGGAAAACAGACACTCAGCCTGTTTAACAGCACCATTTTTCCCATACATACACATTAATGAGTTTATCACAATAGAATTATTTTCAAATCCCCCCTTGATAACATATCCGTGCGATGCCTCACACTTATCAATCGCATCGTCACCAACACAAACCGATATAACTACAGCAATTGCCTCAGCAGTAGCTTCAACTCGTTTCTTTCTCATCAAAACATAAACTTTCCATGAATCCTCGTAACGTCTACACCTAGCAAAACTAGATAACAACGACGTCCAAGTTACAGAATTCGGTTCAAACCCCTCAGTTTCCATCAGCAAAAACGTCTCGTAAGCAGCATCACACTCAAAGTTCTGCGAAAAACCTGAAACTATAATGTTCCACGATATTTGAGTTCTCACAGACATTCTATCAAACACTTTACGTGCAATATCCATTCGCCCAATCTTCCCATACATATTCAtcaattcatttccaacatgaagaTGATTTCCAAAACCCATTTGTATAACATCACAATGCACTATACTACAAACATTACAGTCACCAAACATACCACATGCCCTTATAATTAACGGAAAACCAAACCCATCACCAAAATTACCAAATTCACGCGTCTTTATATAAAGATTTATAGTTTCTTTACAGTTCCCATGTGATACATTAGCCCTCAAGATTGAATTCCATAACAGCAAATTCGAAAAACACTCATTTGGGCAGGCTTTAAATACTTTTTGGGCTTCATTGACAAACCCAAATTTAGAGTAAATGGATATGAGTCTTGCAGCTATAAAAGAAGAGTTTGATGAATTTGTTGTTATGATATTTGCATGGACTTGCTTAAGTTGTTGAAGATTAAGGTTGCATTGTTGAAGTAAGTGGTCAAAGAAATCAAGAAGATCATTTTTGGTGTTGTGTGAATGATTGGCTGAAGAGTGAAAATGGATTAAAtttgatggaaatgaaagtttagaTGAAATTGAAAATGGAGACAGGGAAATTAAACGCCTTGAATTTGACCAACAGCTTTGAAGCATATCCTCGTCTAAAAAATGTTTCtttacaacaaaaaataaataaagaatggACAATGTCTAGCAGCTTGTGCAATCGCTTTATATATATTCTCCGTATATATCTGTGTTCAGAAAGTATTGCTTCTTGACCcccaaaattaaataaatactgTAAATCATATAGTCTGTGTTCTTCATTGCTTGTATGTGTTGTTTGACTGCTTTGGTATGAAAATTGTGCCAACTTTAActtgtttgttgttttgatgtttaACTTGGACATCAAACCTTGACAAAACCCACAGGAAGTACAAGTATTTTATATTGCAAATAGGATTAAATTCCAGAAACAAGTTTTACCTTAAGAAGAAAGAAGATTGATAATCTACGACACCTATTACTTTCAAATTTTGTCAtctaaaataagataaagatattTATATGGTCATAAACTATCTCGTtaaacgtaaaaaaaaaaagtttaaaattaaattattacaagataagaaaatatatcattttttttgaacttatcacataaattgagaaagATAAATTGAGACCGAGGGAGTAACAAGCACTTCATATTCATTACATAAGGTGGACACACACATAATAAAGAATTTACTCACATCTggtgtttgaaaaaaaaaaattaataagcaCATGACATATCCACTtttaacaataatcataaagaaattaCTCACACctcatgtttaaaaaaaattaataaacaaaTGACATATGCACTTTTATCACTATCATGGTTATTTGCCTTACATAATCACCTCGATCTACTACTTAACCATGATAAACTTATAtattttggtgtaaacaccagGTGTGAATAAGTTTTTTTGTCctaattaatcttttttttttatggcgAGACCAACTCTACAGACTACACATGACTGCTTGCCAAGaattaaaatgacaaaatttaCATTTATGCTGCTTGCCAAGaattaaaatgacaaaatttaCATTTATGTGAAAACAAGAAACACTCAAGCCCACCTACTCCCACTCAGTTGCCCCCATCAAAAGAAACTAAGAAGTCCATCTACAGGACTCTTTTACGAACCAGCTGCTCTTCCTAATCTTTCTTTTAAAATCTTTACTCCCATGTACCTGCATCAAATGCAGCCTCAAAGAAATCAGTTAATATAATTAACTAGTCAATATTCCTCTTCAGAAAACTTGTGAGGTATGATTTTAATTACCTGCCCATCATCATAACTGTGGCTTGAGGATTGGTGCCTGGCGACTCAGTGAATGTCGAACCATCAATGACACGGAGCCTGTGGACATTAATAACCTTGTAATCAGGGGTTACCACTTTGCCTACGTGGCAACCCCCGTGGTAGTGCCATATTGTGATCACAGTGTCTTTGCAGAACTGTTCAAGTGACTCTGTGTCATTAGTTTGTTTCGGTATAAGATTAACATTAGCTTGGACACTCATGTTTAGCAACTTGTCAAGTGTCTCCTTATCGCACTGTGTGTAGTTGGTGAAATGTTTAGATTTCACAATCTTCTCCATAATGCGTATGCCATCCACACATCTCTTCAGATCGCGTGGATGGCTGAAGTAGTTGAAGGTGACGGAAGGAACGTCATCAATCTTGGTGCTCTTCAGGCTAATATGCCCTGTTGATAAAGGGGTTGCTATCTTTTCTAATATGAAACCTCCCCTGAATAATTCTTGTGGaacatttttcttgtttcttttgtacGCTTCAATTGCTTCGTGTGTTCTCTGCTTTGGAGGAATGGTGGAGAGTTGCCCTATCTGGTTATTCCAAAATGTACGAAGTATGTCAGAAAACTGCTTGGAGTTCTTGTGAAGTCACAGAGTTTAAGGGAATGCCATCTGAAAAAACTCAACTAGCCAAGTAGCTCATAAGCCCTGTTTTGGCTCTGGCCACTAAAAGTTCATGATTTTAGTACGTACGTAAACTAAAGAGGATGTTTCCGACAAAACAAGAACTGATTGTTAAAATCTCAGCTATTTTTTCCAGGTAGTCAAGTGTTCCTTAACCACCGAAATATATAAGCGCAAGATAAAATGGACCTGTAACTTTTACttgaatgaagttggaagttttaTGACTAACCTCAGCTGATGCGATACCATGATGGCAATGAATGCTGTCTTCTTTTTGTCCATATCCACTACTAGCTTCAATATATACTCCCATCTTGGTAATTCCTACAGTCTGGATCAGTGACTGCTCAACAGGCCTATTTGTGGGAACAAAGATGGTGTTTAAGGGGTTATCCGACATGCCTTTACCCACGAATTTATTGTCAAGCACCACCGAGACGTTCAACTTTTCCAACTCACTCTTTGGTCCTATTCCACTGAGCAATAGAATCTGAGGGCTTCCAATTGCACCAGATGACACTATAATTTCACTTCCCCTTCTGCTTGAAAGAAATGCCTTGTGTTGGTTCCCGTTTTCGTCCTTGAAGATGACTCCTACTGCTCTTGGCTTCTTCCCTACACAATTTTAAAATACTATCATCATCTCATTGAACACTGATTTTTTCAGATGCTAGTTTAACTCAATCTTGGACTAAATGTATTTGATTGATTTGACATGTAATACCTGATGTGTCAAACTCAATCTTTTGAACTGTCGCGTGCACCAAAACTTGAAGCTTCTCGGGGTTGGACGAGGTGAGTAGTTCAGCTGCAGATTTACGACGACCAAATCGGTCGAAAATGGTTCCCCCAAACTTGGTTCCATATACGTGATCGTACGTGAATCCATTAAAAGGTGAGATACCAACTTCTAGAAGACCGTCCCTTACTGCTCTTTGCCATGGTGCTAAGATTGGTCTATGAACAATTTGCTTCTCAATCCAGGGATATGATTCATTCACCAGTTTAGAATCCCAACCTGCTTTCTTGATATAGCTACAAGTTGAAATGAAAGTAGCATCAATGATCTATCTGCCATCAATTTGTACAGCTCAACGCAGCGATACTATTAATTATGTGTCTAGTACACTAGCTACTCCAACCTCCACCAAGTAAAagagaatttgttttaaaaaaggtTCTTAAAATTGGATTTTTCTGATCAAACGCAGGCCACGTCCTTGCGAGCCATATTTCTACGACTATACAAATTATAAATTTACATTTGCTAGCAGAAGTGAAATTAAGTTTGGTTCTGATCATGGGGACGGAGAAACTACGGACAAGGAGCACGTCCCCTTTTAGTGGGCCCTATGTGACAAAATAAGGTCAATGGATGCCGGATACAAgatcaaagaaaaaaggaagactCATGCACCTACATTTCTGTTTCATAGTTTTATTTCAATAACGATTCATGCTAAACAGTAGGATGATTCAAATTTGGTAAGCATAATGGCTACCATCATAAAGAGGAAATTAAATTCATTGGCCTTAAATGGTAAATACAATAAATgaggatagaaggctagtagtTG
This window harbors:
- the LOC132052211 gene encoding protein HOTHEAD-like, whose protein sequence is MALVGTALPVILKLLIISLLLLCLNFNSSLTFTQASKWESWEDKYPFIKPASSFSSSSNNAWSSDNNKAYYDYIIVGGGTAGCPLAATLSRNFSVLLLERGGVPFANINVSFMQNFHISLSDTSPTSASQIFVSTDGVFNVRAKVLGGGTCVNAGFYSRASESYIKKAGWDSKLVNESYPWIEKQIVHRPILAPWQRAVRDGLLEVGISPFNGFTYDHVYGTKFGGTIFDRFGRRKSAAELLTSSNPEKLQVLVHATVQKIEFDTSGKKPRAVGVIFKDENGNQHKAFLSSRRGSEIIVSSGAIGSPQILLLSGIGPKSELEKLNVSVVLDNKFVGKGMSDNPLNTIFVPTNRPVEQSLIQTVGITKMGVYIEASSGYGQKEDSIHCHHGIASAEIGQLSTIPPKQRTHEAIEAYKRNKKNVPQELFRGGFILEKIATPLSTGHISLKSTKIDDVPSVTFNYFSHPRDLKRCVDGIRIMEKIVKSKHFTNYTQCDKETLDKLLNMSVQANVNLIPKQTNDTESLEQFCKDTVITIWHYHGGCHVGKVVTPDYKVINVHRLRVIDGSTFTESPGTNPQATVMMMGRYMGVKILKERLGRAAGS
- the LOC132052208 gene encoding putative pentatricopeptide repeat-containing protein At1g17630; translated protein: MLQSCWSNSRRLISLSPFSISSKLSFPSNLIHFHSSANHSHNTKNDLLDFFDHLLQQCNLNLQQLKQVHANIITTNSSNSSFIAARLISIYSKFGFVNEAQKVFKACPNECFSNLLLWNSILRANVSHGNCKETINLYIKTREFGNFGDGFGFPLIIRACGMFGDCNVCSIVHCDVIQMGFGNHLHVGNELMNMYGKIGRMDIARKVFDRMSVRTQISWNIIVSGFSQNFECDAAYETFLLMETEGFEPNSVTWTSLLSSFARCRRYEDSWKVYVLMRKKRVEATAEAIAVVISVCVGDDAIDKCEASHGYVIKGGFENNSIVINSLMCMYGKNGAVKQAECLFSGLQLKTIVSWNSLISCYAESGLCNEAYSLFLQLQELDDPTMKPNVISWSAVTGAFAMAERHEESLEIFRSMQVARVLANDVTISSVLSVCAELSNFHLGMEIHGYSIRFLMDRNTLVGNGLVNMYMKCGSLQKGNKVFQRIGKKDLISWNTMISGFGMHGLGVNALEIFDQMVSTGTKPDEVTFVAILSACSHAGLVDEGYKVFDQMKKVFGIQPQMEHYACMVDLLGRAGLLQQASEMVQNMPMKPNACVWGALLNSCRMHKNMEVAEGTAAQIFNLESEMTGSYMLLCNLYAVNGRWKDSANVRISAKTQGLKKAPGQSWIEVKKKVYMFLAGQPMESEMEDVHIMLNILSLHMAKEERMPQKSFALKCAEEQEDYLYLTS